The sequence AAGGGGTATAATTTTTTCTAAAAGAAAAGGCATTGGAGCCATCCGGGAACCTTTCGGCACCCCCCGCTCCAAGCCTTCCTAATTGTGTTTTATCTCAAACTACGTCATACCCTTGCTCTTCAATAGCTTCTTTAATAGCACTTAAGCTTATCTTGTTCTCATCATATTCAACTGCAACTGTCTTAGCCGGTAGATCTACCTTAGCAGCAGCGCCGAGACCACTCACTGCCTTTTCTACTGAACTGACACAATGCCCGCAGGACATTCCTTCTACATTTAATGTAACGTTTGACATATTCATTCCCTCATTTCATTAATTTATTAACCGTAATCAGCAGCTCGTCGATAACCTCATGCTCCCCGGCTTCGATCCGCTCAATGATGCAGCTCTTCATATGTCCTTCAAGCAACAGCCTTCCGACACTGTTGAGTGCCGCTTGTACTGCTGCAAGCTG comes from Paenibacillus sp. 19GGS1-52 and encodes:
- a CDS encoding copper ion binding protein, which codes for MSNVTLNVEGMSCGHCVSSVEKAVSGLGAAAKVDLPAKTVAVEYDENKISLSAIKEAIEEQGYDVV